The following are encoded together in the Montipora foliosa isolate CH-2021 chromosome 12, ASM3666993v2, whole genome shotgun sequence genome:
- the LOC137980553 gene encoding LOW QUALITY PROTEIN: uncharacterized protein (The sequence of the model RefSeq protein was modified relative to this genomic sequence to represent the inferred CDS: substituted 2 bases at 2 genomic stop codons) translates to MVKPHHIMCSLNLEFIYANVSGEMAQLIISNQDRYVPIINTRDGIREIICQVPMHGDQLFEERARNVQWTFRVENSAFERLEGMTTEFADWHAKATLYXGMXSILDILIIEFERFVRHSSAGEMGTSRASMNRTGKTTASKGIDKTYNEYKEFHEREVEAHICAAFMEMSGMENMDSSPSFTLPDDNVSKETKSQWLLEICENLIQKHLFGTGEIEVLVEKTGSLQGALEGPVQCRQEGCNKVYVQHSRRVKHEIDVHSARLNQIGDGDQDEYGYFNCNAGCGSVYSTKAARNWHLKDNHEYYPVESSDVHEQESSCTKPDCKFNYHQNELVFGLLLFDFNDAVREGDGERLFDIYKLALLLYHSEGHTKYAYVV, encoded by the exons atggtgaaaccacatcacataatg TGTTCCTTGAATCTTGAATTCATTTATGCAAATGTTTCTGGAGAAATGGCCCAACTGATTATTTCAAACCAAGATAGATATGTTCCCATAATAAACACAAGAGATGGCATCAGAGAAATCATCTGTCAAGTTCCCATGCATGGAGACCAATTGTTTGAGGAGCGCGCAAGGAATGTCCAGTGGACATTTAGAGTTGAAAATAGTGCATTTGAACGACTAGAAGGGATGACCACTGAGTTTGCTGATTGGCATGCTAAAGCCACACTATATTAAGGCATGTGAAGCATACTTGACATACTTATA ATTGAATTTGAAAGATTTGTCAGGCACAGTTCTGCAGGAGAAATGGGTACAAGTCGAGCCAGTATGAATAGGACCGGGAAAACAACTGCCTCCAAAGGAATTGACAAAACATACAATGAGTACAAGGAGTTCCATGAGAGGGAAGTTGAGGCTCACATATGTGCAGCATTTATGGAGATGTCAGGCATGGAAAATATGGACT CAAGCCCCAGTTTTACACTCCCTGATGACAATGTCTCAAAAGAAACTAAGTCACAATGGCTGTTGGAGATATGTGAGAACTTAATACAAAAACATCTGTTTGGGACTGGAGAGATTGAAGTCCTTGTTGAGAAGACAGGCAGTCTCCAGGGTGCGTTAGAAGGACCAGTCCAATGCAGGCAGGAGGGTTGTAACAAGGTGTATGTTCAGCATTCCAGGAGAGTTAA GCATGAAATTGACGTCCATTCTGCCAGACTAAATCAGATTGGTGATGGAGACCAAGATGAGTATGGTTATTTCAATTGCAATGCTGGATGTGGTTCTGTGTATAGCACCAAGGCAGCTAGAAACTG GCATCTTAAAGATAATCATGAATACTACCCTGTTGAAAGCAGTGATGTCCATGAACAAGAAAGCAGTTGTACTAAACCAGATTGCAAGTTTAACTACCATCAGAACGAACTTGTATTTGGATTGCTACTGTTTGACTTCAATGATGCGGTTCGAGAAGGGGATGGAGAACGCCTCTTTGATATTTATAAACTGGCACTATTGCTCTACCACAGTGAGGGTCATACGAAGTATGCATATGTTGTTTAA